The Channa argus isolate prfri chromosome 14, Channa argus male v1.0, whole genome shotgun sequence genome includes a window with the following:
- the bfsp2 gene encoding LOW QUALITY PROTEIN: phakinin (The sequence of the model RefSeq protein was modified relative to this genomic sequence to represent the inferred CDS: inserted 2 bases in 1 codon), with protein sequence MPMPRRCSSFLGQPSSERAATTSCGRMGSAATSAPRGVFVGPAPPVGGAGSLGTRVSRRALGISSVFLQGMRSSAAPILPRAGDRAAGHGAAGLNSCLMEYRDKVRALEQLNQQLEEQIHLCLDRKAFSAGAWGPLRREWEDIYRQVSEAILNNARLMLQTENIQANAEDFKERYENEQPFRKAVEEEISSLYKLIDEANLTKAELEEQMEIMRVELRNLEQNHEQDVRVLYSQMAGREVDEPDAPIETSLDQILSYIRSHWEKVIEQNRAETDNYLECKEASSVSSRLSPEEEQVEALKAECNETGCKIQSLQAETESIRALKRGLENSLSDARHWHDMELQNLGSVVTKLEAEFADVCGEIEQQRRDYETLLSNKQRLEQEINMYHGILDGEESRFQPTEAMCPVVPSEPEGAAPDTRTDIXQDHQDSDPCGSV encoded by the exons ATGCCTATGCCCCGACGCTGCTCTTCTTTCCTGGGACAGCCGTCCTCCGAGCGTGCGGCCACTACCTCCTGTGGGAGGATGGGATCGGCCGCCACTTCTGCCCCCCGCGGTGTCTTTGTGGGTCCAGCGCCCCCAGTGGGGGGGGCAGGCAGCCTAGGGACTCGGGTGTCTCGACGGGCCCTGGGCATCAGTAGCGTGTTCCTGCAAGGGATGAGGAGCAGCGCGGCCCCCATCCTCCCACGAGCTGGAGATCGGGCAGCAGGACACGGAGCGGCAGGACTGAACAGCTGCCTGATGGAATACAGGGATAAAGTCCGGGCCCTGGAACAGCTCAACCAGCAGCTGGAAGAACAGATACATCTCTGTCTGGACCGCAAGGCCTTCAGTGCTGGGGCCTGGGGTCCGCTCAGGAGGGAGTGGGAGGACATCTACAGACAG gtCAGTGAAGCCATCCTGAACAATGCTCGTCTGATGCTGCAGACAGAGAACATCCAGGCCAACGCAGAGGACTTTAaagagag GTATGAGAACGAGCAACCGTTCAGGAAGGCCGTAGAGGAGGAGATCAGCTCCCTGTACAAACTTATCGACGAAGCCAATCTGACGAAGGCCGAGCTCGAGGAGCAGATGGAGATCATGAGAGTTGAGCTGCGCAACCTGGAGCAAAACCATGAGCAG GACGTTCGAGTCCTCTACAGTCAGATGGCAGGACGTGAGGTGGACGAACCCGACGCCCCCATAGAAACCAGTCTGGACCAGATTCTGTCCTACATTAGGAGCCACTGGGAGAAGGTGATAGAGCAGAACCGAGCTGAGACAGACAACTACCTGGAGTGTAAG GAGGCGTCCAGCGTGAGCAGCAGGCTGAGTCCTGAGGAGGAGCAGGTAGAGGCACTGAAGGCCGAGTGCAACGAGACTGGCTGCAAGATCCAGAGTCTGCAGGCCGAGACTGAATCTATCAGAGCGCTG AAACGGGGTCTGGAGAACTCGCTGAGTGATGCGCGGCATTGGCACGACATGGAGCTGCAGAACTTGGGCTCAGTGGTGACCAAGTTGGAGGCGGAGTTTGCTGATGTCTGTGGGGAGATCGAGCAGCAACGCCGCGACTACGAAACATTGCTGAGCAACAAGCAGCGACTGGAGCAGGAGATCAACATGTACCATGGTATCCTGGATGGAGAGGAGAGCCGTTTCCAGCCCACTGAGGCAAT GTGTCCAGTTGTGCCCTCAGAGCCTGAGGGAGCTGCCCCAGACACCAGGACTGACAT CCAGGACCACCAGGACAGTGATCCCTGTGGATCTGTGTGA
- the ccr9a gene encoding C-C chemokine receptor type 9a — MTSMDDNTTLYAEGEPTFSPTVTSEDYDYTIEDMMCDRASVRHFRAQYEPPLYWIITVVGGVGNLAVVWIYLNFQRRLKTMTDVYLLNLAVADLLFLVTLPLWAAEATHSWTFGSGLCKVNSAVYKVNLFSSMLLLTCISVDRYIVIVQTTKAQNSQAARRRCSRLVCVGVWLLALLLALPEFIFSTTTDKGGVQEQDGVHIAYCRMVFPSHVGNLTKILVLSLQVSMGFCLPFLIMAFCYSIIVAKLLKTRNFQKHKAMRVILAVVVAFVLSQLPYNGMLVMEATQATNMTILECDSIKRFDVVGQVLKSLAYMHACLNPFLYVFVGVRFRRDIMQMLRCCGCQCRTPTSKIPLSKTRSTQSSTRATVMSDSETSQALSL, encoded by the exons ATGACCTCCATGGACGACAACACAACATTGTATGCTGAG GGCGAGCCCACCTTTAGTCCCACTGTAACCTCTGAGGACTATGATTATACTATAGAGGACATGATGTGTGACCGGGCCTCGGTACGGCACTTCAGGGCACAGTACGAGCCGCCACTCTACTGGATCATCACCGTGGTAGGTGGAGTTGGGAACTTGGCCGTGGTGTGGATCTACCTGAACTTCCAGCGGCGGCTGAAGACCATGACTGATGTGTACCTGCTGAACCTGGCAGTGGCTGACCTGCTGTTCTTGGTGACGCTGCCTCTGTGGGCGGCCGAGGCAACGCATAGCTGGACCTTTGGTTCTGGCCTCTGCAAGGTGAACTCTGCCGTCTACAAGGTGAACCTATTCAGCAGCATGTTGCTGCTGACCTGCATCAGTGTAGACCGGTACATCGTCATTGTGCAGACCACCAAGGCACAGAACTCGCAGGCAGCACGACGTCGCTGCAGTCggttggtgtgtgtgggggtgtggcTACTTGCCCTGCTGCTGGCCTTGCCTGAGTTCATCTTCTCCACCACCACAGACAAAGGTGGGGTACAAGAGCAGGATGGTGTTCATATTGCATATTGCAGGATGGTGTTCCCATCTCATGTGGGCAACCTCACCAAGATCCTGGTACTGTCACTGCAGGTGAGCATGGGTTTCTGCCTGCCCTTCCTTATCATGGCCTTCTGCTACAGCATCATCGTCGCCAAGCTGCTCAAGACCCGGAATTTCCAGAAGCACAAGGCCATGCGTGTCATCCTGGCAGTGGTGGTGGCCTTTGTGTTGTCTCAGCTTCCCTACAATGGCATGCTGGTGATGGAGGCGACTCAAGCCACCAACATGACCATACTGGAATGTGATAGCATAAAGCGCTTTGACGTGGTGGGGCAGGTGCTAAAGAGCTTAGCTTACATGCACGCCTGCCTCAACCCGTTCCTGTACGTCTTTGTGGGCGTGCGCTTCCGTCGCGACATCATGCAGATGCTGCGCTGCTGCGGATGCCAGTGCCGGACACCAACCAGCAAAATTCCACTCAGTAAGACCAGGAGCACACAGAGCTCCACTCGAGCCACGGTAATGTCAGACAGCGAAACCTCACAGGCCCTGTCACTGTAA